A stretch of DNA from Montipora capricornis isolate CH-2021 chromosome 1, ASM3666992v2, whole genome shotgun sequence:
caatcaaatggaacaatTCCAGGGCAAAGGTTTACTAAGGCAGAGCAGACATTGATAATCCTGTCAATCATAGGAGTCGATGCTTCTTGTGTTCCATTAGGGTTACACATCAAAAAATCAATCGGAAGAGTTCCACTTAAAATAGTATACTTCCTTCGCAGAAGACCAATGACCCGTTCCACATGTATTCGCACATTAGCTATGCCCCTGGTTTCTTCCACATCCACTGGGTCCAGTTGTTCTTTAACACGAGTGAAGGCAGGAATTGCCAACTGTGCATGCCTAAACATAAGGGATTCTTGAATGGTAAACCCCCGATCTGCCAGGACAAGGTCGCCTGGTAACAACTTGTCTAGTATGCCACAATTATCTGTCAAATACTTGTCAGACGTTCTCCCTCCCCAAGCTTTAGAGACAAATGAAATTGTTGCCTGTGGAGTTATGCCTATCAAGACCTTCACAGTGTTGTGATGTTTGTAGTTTGAGAATGTTTGTGCACGTGCCATTAGGTTTGAAGGTCTGTCAATAAACACTTCAAAACAATCGATGATTACTGCAGTCTTCTTCCCGAACAAGTACTGAAAGCATCGAGGCATGGTTCGCCACAATTCCTCACGTTCTGGCCACTTAATTAAAGGCCGCAGCCTTACGTCCATCACGACCATCCACGCCTGGAATGTTCTTGACACCGTAGAAACCGAGACATTAAATCGGTAAGCGAGATCTTCCAAAGGCATATTTAGTCTAAGCTTCATCAAGGTCATGACAAATTCTTGAAAACGAGTAATATGTTGGGCCTTTCGAGCAACGAAGGGATTAAGTCGaaggaaaacagcttttaaCGTGTCAAGCGAAGGTAATCCGGTATAAAAATTTACTTTCTTGTCGTCGTTCCGAAATTCATCTTCGCAAAATGGTCGCTGCGGTGGCGCTCTAGCTACTAGATAGTCAAACTCCTCCGTTTGTGTACTGGAATCGACACACGTTGGAGGTTCTTCGGCAAAGGAAATATCTGAAATCTGTTCACCCGGTTCATTCAACTTAAGTTTCTTTGCTGCGATCTCCTCTGCAAGCACACGTTCCCTCTCTTCTTGCTCCTTTCGCTTCCTTTCTTTCTCATTAGCTCTCTGTCCTCTTTGTGATGCTTGTTCGATGTTTCCTCTCTCCACACTCTTTTTATGGCCCAGGTTTAAAGTCGGCACCCAGTCAACGTTGTATTTGTCCCAACTTTTTGCTGCTCTTCCTGAGACGAAATGGCGGCTGCATACACGATCATTTGCGAGAATCTTTTCGGTCAAATCAGACCGACTTATTGCTGAAATCCAACGCGATCGCCGTTCAAAGGATAATTTTTCCGCTTCTTCTCCTTAGTTTGTGACTACTGATGGGACTCGAGCAAAATGAAGATCTTTACCTGGAACGCTTTCGCTTCCACAGCCAACTATCATGCAAAAAACCATCTTCACAGTGAAGACGCGACTCGGTTTGTTTACAGTTTTactccaccaatatggcggcgtaGCGACCATTACTAGGcttttggtcacgtgagtgaaaacgatctatatatCTGTCCTGATTCAACATGGCCAGTGGAGAGTTGAGAGTTGGCAATAACTAGAACTTAGCTCGGGGGACTGATCCAAGGCCTGCTTATACCTGAAAGCGGGCCAACCTATCAGAGAGCTCGAGGCTGCAGCATAACTGGGCTGCCAAGTCTAAAGCGAGACCCTACACTGGGGAAAACAAGTAACCCACCACCCCCTTGCCAGAGAGGAATTTACTAGATAACCCAAAATTTCCAGGGGTTGTTAGTTCATTGCTGAGCTATCCAACACAGCTGTGCGGGAGGTTGCCCCTCCCTAGCCTCAAATTTCTCAATGGAGAGCCATGCTTTGTCAAATCTGCACAAAtatacttattaataatatggATTTTGTACCACACTTAAACCAGCGCTCCAAGCTCATTTTTTCAATAAGTCGCCTTTTGGCGACCTTCATTTTTAAAATGGTCGCCAATGGAAAATTTCGGTCGCCAAAAATTGTCGTTTCATTAACGCAAGACACTTCATGCTACTTACATGAAGGAGCTACTGCTGAACGTTGTGTACGGAAATAAATCGTGTTTTTAACACTCCATTGTTACTTGCCTGTGGGTTGTAAACGCAGTACAAGATGGCAAAAAGAGGCAAAGACATTTATGAGAGGTAACCAGAACAATTTACTACAAAGTCGGATGTTGAAACCCGGAACATGTATTTGCAGTGATATCATTGAAACAAATCTGATGAGATACGATTGCGTGAAAATACATTTGTTTGTACCGTCTACTTGCTAAGAAACATCTTTCTTTAGCTAAATCATTGGCATTGAAACCACTCACATATGTAAATTAAAACTTGAAtcaagaataacaataacaataacaatacttCTGGCCTAAATAAACGTTTCTTACTTCAAAGTTGATGACAAAAATACTGTTTCTACAGGCGAAATGAAACTTGCCTGAATAACTTCCACTCATTGTTGACGTATATCAGCATCAAGTTATTCTTAGTTATGCGAATAAATATCTATATACGGTTTTCTAATCACGAAAAAGCAGTACTAACACTTGAATTTATCACGACAACGTATTCAGAGGAGAATGTAAAATATACATTTATCGCGATTCGGTGACTAACTGCATTTACCAAAACATCGATCAACGGCGCTGATGTTTCAACAAATTAGATTGCTGGTTTACGTTGGTACTTTGTCTTGAATGATAATATTATAAACAAGTAAACAGATTGGGGATTTAAAGTTTTGTACAGTGATGTAACGTTATTTGTAGGTGGCGCTCAAAGAGTTCTGTTCATGGCGTATAGAATGGTCTTCGAGGTTTTTTGGCCGAAGAAAACCATGCAGCAACAGCTGGAGCCGGATCGTAGTCAACGACAGGAGGACCCTCAGCTGAAATCCTGATCAAAGATTCAGTTGTCTCGGGGGCGAGGGAGGCTCGATGGCAATTCTTGATTCGTTTCTGTGCCGAGATTGCTCTCTCACATTGAGCGGCCGAAAGGGGAAGCACAAGGAGAATTTCAACAAGGCACAACACATCCTTCAGTTCATTCCTGTACGTCTCCTTTGTCATAAGTGTGGCCCAAAGATCATTGTATCCTTTATCCATGAACTCAGAATGGACAAGAATCTTCAGGGACAGCCACTGAGGTTGAATTGCACCTGTGTTACATCCAGAGGAGACAAGtggaactttgaaccaattgATTCAACGTTTGACTTTTTCTCTGCCGAAATCAAGAAGGGCTTCCATATCTGTAGGCCAAGCATCATGGTTGAAGATAGTTAAGTCTGAGATAACCCCATTAACTGTAGCAGTTTTCTCAGACTTGTGCTGAAGCAATGGCCGAAACCTGTCTTCAAGTCCTTTCAGGCAAAGCTGTACTGCTTGCTCAATGCTTTTGGGAACCTCGTCACTGCCAATGTGATGAACTTTGGAAGCAATGTTCCGAACATTGGCTGATCCTGATTTGGTAAGTTGAATTCCCTGAAACATTGGTGGCTCACATTGCGTTTTTGCGAAACTTGCTAGAAGGGTTTCCATTCTTCCACCGGGAATTGGTCGTTTAGGCAGGCTCTTAATGTTTTCAACTGTTTCCTTTAGAATAGCAAGAGCGCTTGGAAGTATTAAGTCATTTCGTTGGAAATGCAGGCTTAGTTTACCAAGAATCTGAAACATATCAGcaagaaaatggcaaaaaacaAGGAAGGAAACCTTTTTCATAGCGCGAGCAACATTCAATGCTCTGCCTTTGATTTCTGCTGTAGGAGACGTTGAGGCTAAGTGCTCCATGTGCTGTAGAACAGCTGCATACTGCGATTCATCTTTTGCCAAATCTCCATCCTTCACTGGTTGAATGAACACGTCAAGGGCTCTGCTGACATGTGGTAACCACCTTGATCCTTTCACTCGAGTTGGCTGCAACACGTCAATTCCAAGCTGGCTTCCAAGGGTCTTCAAATCACGCTTGCTTTTTGGGCTGTAGTGGTATGTTTTCCACACCAAATGAAGGATGTCGTAAACTTGAGTCACCAGATGGCAATCCCGTTGCATGCTAAGAAGAGCAAGCTCCAGGCGGTGAGGAAAACAGTGGACTTCAAGCAAATGGGGAACATCCTTTTTAAGTAATGCGGAAACACCTCCTTTATGGCCCACGTTTACAGAGGCGCCATCAGCCCCAAATCCAGTCAACTTTTCCTTCCAGTTTGGTACCTCTAAATCACCGAATGCTGATTCAACTGCCTGGACAAGACCTAATTCAAATAAAGGCAGCAATTACTTAATCTATAAGCTTGGCCAAATACCATTTGAAACTTGTTTTTTGTTCCTACGTCAGCTGTTTTACTGTAGTTTGCATataatttgtaaacaaaaaaaatggcaGCTCTGAGTTTTTAAAGTAGCACGATTCAAACACACGAGATAGTTTGCGAGAAATTAAAAGTTGCAGCAGAGTCTCCTtcgattttccttgacaaatgTTAATCTTCGGTTTCTCCCAAACAAATCTCTTGTTGTGCTATTTTATGTCTTTTAAATAGTCGAGAACAAAATGTCAAGGCAAGGCAGCTGAGGTAAGGGGTCAGCTGTACACAAACAACCTGCTAGCTAGCCCATACAGGTGAAATAGGTTAAGTCGCAGCCGGGCCACTAAGCAATCCACACGGCTGGCAATTAACTCTGTATCATGACGCAACTAAAAGTAccactaccccccccccccccacccacctTCCTGGATTGAAGTAAAGATCGTTACAGACTAATTTTTACCTGTTGcatttgcattttcaacagCTTTGTGTCCAATTAGTCGAGTAACTGCTCGCCCATTCTGTACCGTCTTGCAATGTATGGTCTCATTCTCAATACCGGACACATCTGAAGCACCATCAGTGAGAACAGAGATAAAGTTGGCCTCCTGCAACTTTTTGGAAACGTCGTCAGCAAGAAGTTTTGCAATGACGCCAGTCATTTCGGCACATTTTGTATCGTTTGTGTATGTAACACCAACTTCCAACCCGTTCTTTTTCTGTAGCTGCACTAACCCTTTATATTTCGTGAAAGGAAGCTCCTCCTTTGCAACAAAATACGCTGTATTTATTTTGATCGTCATCTCTT
This window harbors:
- the LOC138054956 gene encoding uncharacterized protein — protein: MDKGYNDLWATLMTKETYRNELKDVLCLVEILLVLPLSAAQCERAISAQKRIKNCHRASLAPETTESLIRISAEGPPVVDYDPAPAVAACRHFVSGRAAKSWDKYNVDWVPTLNLGHKKSVERGNIEQASQRGQRANEKERKRKEQEERERVLAEEIAAKKLKLNEPGEQISDISFAEEPPTCVDSSTQTEEFDYLVARAPPQRPFCEDEFRNDDKKVNFYTGLPSLDTLKAVFLRLNPFVARKAQHITRFQEFVMTLMKLRLNMPLEDLAYRFNVSVSTVSRTFQAWMVVMDVRLRPLIKWPEREELWRTMPRCFQYLFGKKTAVIIDCFEVFIDRPSNLMARAQTFSNYKHHNTVKVLIGITPQATISFVSKAWGGRTSDKYLTDNCGILDKLLPGDLVLADRGFTIQESLMFRHAQLAIPAFTRVKEQLDPVDVEETRGIANVRIHVERVIGLLRRKYTILSGTLPIDFLMCNPNGTQEASTPMIDRIINVCSALVNLCPGIVPFD
- the LOC138054972 gene encoding zinc finger protein 862-like; its protein translation is MTDFERIFEKVRDLFASGDLSATEKVIKLKGEHEESISELTCNNYEEDSLGTALIPDDENLPRGLRALQVSGYRNCLYNSVSVLMKGDESLNGTLRFLTACELFLNAEFYANHEKLSEANAECSYSEKTLFILMLTSAGEKEWQSTIRAVEAVKAEAMSASKDKVWSSVVHLMALSTVLKRPIFSVYPNTNPALRPLIHGLVHPRVSSAGDVLPIYILWSRDGNLDNCSGAVYQPNHFVPVVCNVCTPKDNTASATAPMAPVSVATAHVSVSTAPVTAPSDGKKAPAIAITSFFSPKSKGSATILKPGTKRPRASSEISDENEVKVTKHPRTSTTHSDTITRKYNANWKKEFTWVNFDPQKNAMYCTFCQETGAEIAGKTDFVIHGRSHRHTRARDHVLGKWKPASEGPLSAVFQKMRSQNDKDAQKEMTIKINTAYFVAKEELPFTKYKGLVQLQKKNGLEVGVTYTNDTKCAEMTGVIAKLLADDVSKKLQEANFISVLTDGASDVSGIENETIHCKTVQNGRAVTRLIGHKAVENANATGLVQAVESAFGDLEVPNWKEKLTGFGADGASVNVGHKGGVSALLKKDVPHLLEVHCFPHRLELALLSMQRDCHLVTQVYDILHLVWKTYHYSPKSKRDLKTLGSQLGIDVLQPTRVKGSRWLPHVSRALDVFIQPVKDGDLAKDESQYAAVLQHMEHLASTSPTAEIKGRALNVARAMKKVSFLVFCHFLADMFQILGKLSLHFQRNDLILPSALAILKETVENIKSLPKRPIPGGRMETLLASFAKTQCEPPMFQGIQLTKSGSANVRNIASKVHHIGSDEVPKSIEQAVQLCLKGLEDRFRPLLQHKSEKTATVNGVISDLTIFNHDAWPTDMEALLDFGREKVKR